The window CCGAACGACGAGGGACTCGCGCCGGGGTGCCGAGCAGGGAACGTGTACGTCCTGCCGGGCATCCCCGACGAGATGAAGCCGATGTTCGACTCGATTGCCGAACGATTCGCCGGCGACAGAGAGTCTCGAGAGTTCTACGCCGATGCACCGGAGGGAGCAGTCGCCCGCGAACTCGGACAGGTCGTCGAGCAGTTCGGCGTCGAAGTCGGAAGCTATCCGAACCGCGGCGGGCCGACGCGCATCAAACTCTCTGGGTTCGACCCCGTCGTCCTCGACGACGCCGTGGCGTGGGTCTGGGAACACGCGACGGTCGACTTGTACGAGACAGTAGCGGAGGTCGAAGAAGCGACCCGAGAAGAGTCGGATTAACGGAGTTGCGCAAGGCCGCCTTCGCTTCGTGGCATCGCATCGAGCGACCCACGACTGCGGATGATGTTGAACGCAGTCACGAGGTCCGACCGCGAGACGAGTCCGACGAGTTCGCCCTGCTCGTCGACGACCGGCAGTCGGCCGACGCTGCGTTCCTGCATGAGGGCGATGGCGTCCATCGCGTCTGCGGAGGGGTCGATAGTCGCGAGGTCGTCGCTCATGATGTCTTCGACGCGGTAGGCGTCGCGTTCGACTTCTCTAACGCCGCGAGCGTCGTCTAGTGTGACCATCCCGACGAGGGCACCGTTTCTGAGGACTGGGTACCCGGTGTGCCGTTCGACGAACATCCGTTCGAGGAGTTCCGCGACGCTCGTCTTCTCGTCGACGACGTCGAGGTTCTCGCGGGCGGTCATGATGTCGTTGACGACGACGTCCTGGAACGTCGCTTTGAGGACGGTCTGTTGGGCCTCTCCGGACGCGCCCATGTAGATGAAGAACGCGAGTGCGACCAAGAAGAGGTTGAAGAACAGGCCGAAGATACCGAGCAGGAAGGCGAACACCTTCCCGACTTCCGCGGCCATCTGGGTGGCCTTCGCGTGCGGGCGATTCCGGGCGAGGAGGGCACGGAGGACGCGCCCACCGTCCATCGGGAAGCCCGGAAGCATGTTGAACACCGCGAGCGAGACGTTCATCAGTGCGAGATAGCCGGTGACGAACTTCAGCGGTGCCTGCGACTCGGGAAGTGCGACAAAAACGGCGTACGCGACGATGCCGATGGCGACCGAGACGAGTGGCCCAGCGACGGCGATGGTGAACTCCTGTTTCCAGTCTTCCGGAATCTCCTTGAATCGGGCGACACCCCCGAAGAGCCACAGGGTAATCGACTCGATTTCGTAGCCGTATCGCATGGCGACGAGCGAGTGCCCGAACTCGTGGAGGAGGACACCAGCGAACAGGCCGATTGCGGCGGCACTGCCGAGAATCCACTGGAGGGACCCGTCTGAGAGGGCAGCACCGTCGATAGACGTGCCGAAGAGGTCGTTGATGAGGAGCGATAGGTTGCCGACGTCAGACCCGATAAGCCACGCAAAGAGCGGGAGAATGAGTAGGAACGTGAGGTCCAATCTAATCGGGATGCCGAATGCGCTACCGACGCGGATTCCTCGCATACCGGTACTAGTCACGCAGGGGGCTTAAGTAGTCAGGCCAGCGGGAAGGGGGCAAGGTTTACGCGGACCGGCGATGCACGGAGAGACATGAGTGATACCCGACCGAACCCAGTCGTCAAGCGCGGCGGCGATATCGACTACGAGGCAGTGGGTGCCGCCGAGGGGATGTCGAAAGGCGTCCTCGTCTCGGACGCCGACGGCGCGCCGAACTTCGCCATTCGACGATTCGTCCTCGACGCCGGCGCGTCCGTGCCGAAACACACGAACGAAGTCGAACACGAACAACACGTCCTCTCCGGGCGCTACGTCGTCGGTATCGAAGACGAAGAGCACGAAGTCGAAGCGGGCGACTCCATATTCATCCCCGCCGGCGTCGTCCACTGGTACCGAAACGAGTCCGACGAGGAAGGGGCGTTCCTCTGTGCAGTCCCGAACGGTGACGACACGATTCAGGTCGTCGACGACGAGTAGACGCCACAGGCGCGACTCGCAGGCGAATCCCTGAAATACCACCTCACCGTAGCAGGCATCGTGTCTAAACAGGTCACCCGCGTCGACACGCTCTTTCTCCACCAGATGGACGACGACTACCTCGTGGTCGTCCAGCGGGATGGAAAGCGGGTGCTCCGCGGTAAACTCGAACTGAAAGAGACGAACGCGGGGCCCCGCCCGTTGCGATTCCTCGTCATCCGCAAGGGCGAGGAGACGCCACGAGACCCGAGTCAGTTCGTCGAACTCGCCCGGTCGGCCTCGCGGATTCGCATCTCCCAACAGACCTCGAACGATGGGCGCGAGGAACTCAAGGAGATGCTCGGTGGCTACCAACTCGAAGCGCTCGTCGTCCGAACCTGCCGCCGGTGTTCGGCGAACGGTCGCTACTCCCCAATCACGGACGAGACGGCCATCAAAGCCGAACACGAGTACGTCTGCCGCGACTGCGCCGTCCGCGAACTCGAACAGGAACTCTCGTTCGCCGGCGGCCTCACGAAAGCGGCCCAAGAACGCCTCGAAGAACTCCTCTACGAGACGCAGGACCTGACCCGAATCACGAACCTCTTACAGGGCGAGTTGGACCCCGACCTGACGAAGTTCGACACCATCAGCGCGACGACCGAAGACGTGGACCTCGTCGACACCGCCGACCTCGACGTGCATCCCAATCTGAAGTCGATGCTCACGGACCGATTCGAGACGTTACTCCCCGTCCAGAGTCTCGCCGTGCGAAACGGTGTCCTCGACGGCGACGACCAACTGGTCGTCAGCGCCACCGCGACGGGGAAGACCCTCATCGGCGAACTCGCCGGAATCGACCGCATGTTGAAGGACAAGGGGAAGATGCTCTTTTTGGTCCCCCTCGTCGCCCTCGCCAACCAGAAACACGAGGACTTCAAAGAGCGGTACGGCCACCTCGGAAAGGTCACCATCCGCGTCGGCGCGAGTCGAATCAACGACGACGGAAACCGCTTCGACCCGAACGCCGACGTCATCGTCGGTACCTACGAGGGTATCGACCACGCCCTCCGGACGGGCAAGGACCTCGGCGACATCGGCACTGTCGTCATCGACGAGGTCCACACGCTGAAAGAAGAAGAACGCGGGCACCGCCTCGACGGGATGATTTCGCGGTTGAAGTACTACTGCGAGAAGCGAGCAACCCGCCGCGACAACTACGACGGCGCGCAGTGGATTTACCTCTCTGCGACCGTCGGCAACCCGAAGTGGTTGGCCCAGAACCTCCGTGCCAACCTCGTCGAGTACGAAGACCGACCAGTCCCTATCGAGCGACACGTCACCTTCGCCACGGGGCAGGAGAAACCCCGCATCGAGAACCGTCTCGTCAAGCGGGCGTTCGACACGAAGTCCTCGAAAGGCTACCGGGGGCAGACGATTATCTTCACCAACTCGCGGCGACGGTGTCACGAGATTTCGCGGAAACTGGAGTACAACGCCGCGCCGTACCACGCCGGGTTAGACTACAAGCGCCGAAAGCGGGTCGAACGCCAGTTCGCCAATCAGGACCTCGCCGCCGTCGTGACCACCGCCGCACTCGCCGCCGGTGTCGACTTCCCGGCGTCGCAGGTCATCTTCGACACGCTGGCGATGGGTATCGAATGGCTCTCCGTACAGGAGTTCAGCCAGATGCTCGGGCGGGCGGGGCGACCCGACTACCACGACAGAGGGACCGTCTACCTGCTGGTCGAACCCGACGCCTCGTACCACAACTCGATGGAGATGACCGAAGACGAAGTCGCGTT is drawn from Haloferax litoreum and contains these coding sequences:
- a CDS encoding M50 family metallopeptidase, giving the protein MRGIRVGSAFGIPIRLDLTFLLILPLFAWLIGSDVGNLSLLINDLFGTSIDGAALSDGSLQWILGSAAAIGLFAGVLLHEFGHSLVAMRYGYEIESITLWLFGGVARFKEIPEDWKQEFTIAVAGPLVSVAIGIVAYAVFVALPESQAPLKFVTGYLALMNVSLAVFNMLPGFPMDGGRVLRALLARNRPHAKATQMAAEVGKVFAFLLGIFGLFFNLFLVALAFFIYMGASGEAQQTVLKATFQDVVVNDIMTARENLDVVDEKTSVAELLERMFVERHTGYPVLRNGALVGMVTLDDARGVREVERDAYRVEDIMSDDLATIDPSADAMDAIALMQERSVGRLPVVDEQGELVGLVSRSDLVTAFNIIRSRGSLDAMPRSEGGLAQLR
- a CDS encoding cupin domain-containing protein — translated: MSDTRPNPVVKRGGDIDYEAVGAAEGMSKGVLVSDADGAPNFAIRRFVLDAGASVPKHTNEVEHEQHVLSGRYVVGIEDEEHEVEAGDSIFIPAGVVHWYRNESDEEGAFLCAVPNGDDTIQVVDDE
- a CDS encoding DEAD/DEAH box helicase, which encodes MSKQVTRVDTLFLHQMDDDYLVVVQRDGKRVLRGKLELKETNAGPRPLRFLVIRKGEETPRDPSQFVELARSASRIRISQQTSNDGREELKEMLGGYQLEALVVRTCRRCSANGRYSPITDETAIKAEHEYVCRDCAVRELEQELSFAGGLTKAAQERLEELLYETQDLTRITNLLQGELDPDLTKFDTISATTEDVDLVDTADLDVHPNLKSMLTDRFETLLPVQSLAVRNGVLDGDDQLVVSATATGKTLIGELAGIDRMLKDKGKMLFLVPLVALANQKHEDFKERYGHLGKVTIRVGASRINDDGNRFDPNADVIVGTYEGIDHALRTGKDLGDIGTVVIDEVHTLKEEERGHRLDGMISRLKYYCEKRATRRDNYDGAQWIYLSATVGNPKWLAQNLRANLVEYEDRPVPIERHVTFATGQEKPRIENRLVKRAFDTKSSKGYRGQTIIFTNSRRRCHEISRKLEYNAAPYHAGLDYKRRKRVERQFANQDLAAVVTTAALAAGVDFPASQVIFDTLAMGIEWLSVQEFSQMLGRAGRPDYHDRGTVYLLVEPDASYHNSMEMTEDEVAFKLLKGEMEAVRTVYDESAAVEETLANIVVAGKKAKSLNDRMLGELPTTHAVGKLLEWGFIDGLDPTPLGLAVTRQFLSPSEAFRILDGIRNGLSPYDIVADLELAEEGR